A region of the Mesoterricola sediminis genome:
GGATCCCGGTCTGGCGGTCCACCTCGAAGGCCAGGGCCTGGCGCACATGGCGGAAGGAATTGAGGTTCTTGATCTCCACCCGGGTGCCGAAGGGCGCCCCCGGCCTGCGGACGCTCACGTTCGCGTCGCAGCGGAAGGAGCCCTCCTCCAGGTTGCCGTCGCAGATGCCAAGGAAGACCACCAGCCGGTGGAGGGCCTTCAGGTAGTCGGAGGCCTCCTGGGCGCTCCGCAGGTCCGGCGCCCCCACGATCTCCAGGAGGGGGACCCCCGCGCGATTCAGGTCCACCCAGGTGAATCCCTTGGAGGCCCCGTGCAGGGACTTGCCCGCGTCCTCCTCCAGGTGGGCCCGGAGGATGCCCGCCCGCACCGGCCCCTCGGCCCCCCGCACCGCGGGATCGCCGGGCACGTCCAGGTGCCCGTCCTCCACGAGGGCCACGGGCCCCTGGGTGATCTGGTAGCCCTTCGGCAGGTCCGGGTAGAAGTACTGCTTCCGGTAGAAGGTGCTCCGGGGCTGGATCCGGGCGTCCAGGGCCAGGCCCAGGCGGAGGGCGGCCTGGACCGCCTCCCCGTTGAGGGTCGGCAGGGCGCCGGGCAACCCCAGGCACACGGGACAGGTTCGGCTGTTGGGCTCCCCCCCGTACCGGTTGGGGCACGGACAGAACATCTTGGACCGGGTCAGCAGCTGGACGTGGACTTCCAGGCCGATGACCGCTTCGTAGGCAACCACCATGGAGCGCTCCGGCCCCCAGTGTACCTGCTCAGACCCGGGGCGGCTCGACGTTGAACGCGGCCCCTCACTTGCCCAGGCAGAACCCGCTGAAGACCTGGTCCAGGGCCGTCTCGGCGCGATCCTCCCCCGTGAGGCGGGCCAGGAGGCTCCAGGCGCCCTGGAGGAGGGAGGCGGCGATCTCCGGGGGCGTGGCGGGGTCCAGGCCGGTCAGGAGGTCCGCCTGGGCGGCGAGCTCGTCCAGCAGCTCCCGCTGCCGCCGGGTGTCCAGGGCCCCCAGGCAGGCGTCGGGGGACCAGGCCCCCAGGAAGCGGGTCCGCAGGGCCTCCGCCAGGGCGGCCAGATCCCCGGTCGCGGCGCTGACGCAGGGGGCGCCGGGATCCGGCGCTCCGCCCAGGTCCGCCTGGGTGCGCACCCGCAGGACCTTGGCGGCGTAGGGGGCCAGGTGGGCCTCCACGGCCGGGTCGGGCGCCGCGTCGGCCAGGGGCACCAGGTGCAGGATCAGGTCGGCCCGGGCCAGCTCCTCCCCCACCCGGGCCACCCCGAGGCGCTCCACCGGATCCTGGCTCTCCCGGAGGCCCGCCGTATCGAGGAGGTGCAGGGGCAGGTCCGCCCACTGGGCGGCCACGTCGATCACATCCCGGGTGGTGCCCGGGTGCTCCGTCACGATGGCCCGGTCCTGCCCGGCCAGGGCGTTGAAGAGGGTGCTCTTCCCGGCGTTGGGGCGTCCGGCCAGCACCACCCGGATGCCGTCCCGGAGCCACCGGGCGGCGGCCGCCCGTTCCTGTTCCACGTGGAACACCCGCCGGAGGGGGTCCAGGTCCGCCGCCAGGGCGGTCAGGTCGAGGCCGATGCCCTCCTCCTCCCCGTAGTCGACGCAGGCCTCCGCCCGGGCCACCCAGGGCGCCAGGGCCGCCTTCGCCCGGGCCACCCAGGGGGGCGCGCCCCCACTCCGGGCCTGGGCCTGGCGCAGCTGGGCGTCCGTCGTGGCCCCCACCAGGTCCCGGAGGGCCTCGGCGCCCAGGAGGTCCACCTTGCCGTTCAGGAGGGCCCGGCGGGTGAACTCGCCCGGCTCCGCCCCCCGGATGCCCAGGGTGGCCAGGTGGTCGAGGAGCCGCCGAACGAGCAGCGGGTTGCCGTGGACCTGGAACTCCACCACGTCCTCCCCCGTGTAGCTGTGGGGGGCCGGGAAGTGGAGCACCAGGGCCCGCTCCCGGAACCCGTCCCAGGCCAGGGTGCGCACCTGGGCCATCCGAGGAGGCGGAAGGGCCACCATGGAGACCAAGCGCTCAGCCAAGCTATCGCCGGACAGGCGCACCACCGCCACGGCGGCGGGCACCAGGGGGGTGGCGGGGGCACAGATGGGTCCCGTCCGGGCCCCGGAGAGGTCAGGCACGGCGGCGACCCCTTCCCATGGCCCGGCCGGCCCTAGACGCGGCTGACCTTGAGGGCCTTGAACGTGCCG
Encoded here:
- a CDS encoding tRNA modification GTPase; amino-acid sequence: MPDLSGARTGPICAPATPLVPAAVAVVRLSGDSLAERLVSMVALPPPRMAQVRTLAWDGFRERALVLHFPAPHSYTGEDVVEFQVHGNPLLVRRLLDHLATLGIRGAEPGEFTRRALLNGKVDLLGAEALRDLVGATTDAQLRQAQARSGGAPPWVARAKAALAPWVARAEACVDYGEEEGIGLDLTALAADLDPLRRVFHVEQERAAAARWLRDGIRVVLAGRPNAGKSTLFNALAGQDRAIVTEHPGTTRDVIDVAAQWADLPLHLLDTAGLRESQDPVERLGVARVGEELARADLILHLVPLADAAPDPAVEAHLAPYAAKVLRVRTQADLGGAPDPGAPCVSAATGDLAALAEALRTRFLGAWSPDACLGALDTRRQRELLDELAAQADLLTGLDPATPPEIAASLLQGAWSLLARLTGEDRAETALDQVFSGFCLGK